In Herbinix luporum, a single window of DNA contains:
- a CDS encoding DUF255 domain-containing protein has protein sequence MSTCHWCHVMAEESFENEEVAAILNQHALYPPKEIVCVMEKTQKDPDLSQLKKYMASHYEPNRIVLVKNSENQEELQSIVDYIKDYHTIDGKTTYYICENHSCKTVSSTV, from the coding sequence ATGTCTACCTGTCATTGGTGCCATGTAATGGCTGAGGAAAGCTTTGAAAATGAAGAGGTTGCGGCCATTTTAAACCAACACGCCTTATATCCCCCAAAGGAAATAGTTTGTGTTATGGAAAAAACACAAAAAGACCCAGACTTATCACAACTTAAAAAATATATGGCTAGCCATTATGAACCAAATAGAATTGTACTGGTAAAAAACAGCGAAAACCAAGAGGAATTACAAAGTATAGTAGACTATATCAAGGATTACCATACTATAGACGGTAAAACCACATATTATATCTGTGAAAATCACAGCTGCAAAACGGTGTCAAGTACAGTTTAA
- a CDS encoding YccF domain-containing protein yields the protein MGCLGNAIWFICGGFLTGLSWLIAGCLWCMTIIGIPIGIQCFKFAGLCFFPFGKEVEYGGGAGSLLMNIIWLLITGIPLAIESALFGLLMCITIIGIPFGLQHFKIAKLALMPFGATVR from the coding sequence ATGGGATGTTTAGGTAATGCCATTTGGTTTATATGTGGAGGCTTTTTAACCGGACTTAGCTGGCTTATTGCCGGGTGTTTATGGTGTATGACCATAATTGGGATACCAATCGGTATACAGTGTTTTAAATTTGCCGGACTGTGCTTTTTTCCCTTTGGAAAGGAAGTCGAATATGGTGGTGGAGCAGGTTCTCTTTTGATGAATATAATTTGGTTACTAATAACCGGAATACCCCTTGCAATTGAATCAGCCTTATTTGGATTGCTTATGTGTATAACAATCATAGGAATTCCTTTTGGCTTGCAGCATTTTAAAATTGCAAAACTGGCTCTAATGCCCTTTGGCGCAACTGTAAGATAA
- a CDS encoding GNAT family N-acetyltransferase → MNRKNKELYKEEIFIKGEKYYFVKDYEENEEYRQSFNRLTEKVFGFNLESWYKKGYWTDKYSPHSLLYKGNIVANVSVNTMEFSLFDKGVKVIQLGTVMTDPEFRNGGLSRTLMEFVLSDIKERYDLVYLYGNNTVTDFYPKFGFVKSKEYVHWGVFKKEGINASFYKLDIKNEKDRKILIRLVKNTIPISKISMLNNMELIMFYLDSFMADNIYYSREMDLAAIIEYGEGELLLVDIFSANDFNLEELIPSLLKEEMMKVTLGFTPRNDRGFQIEAIEGDDTFFVLNKSLNIAGRFPMLSHT, encoded by the coding sequence ATGAACAGAAAAAATAAAGAGCTATATAAAGAAGAAATTTTTATAAAGGGAGAAAAGTATTATTTTGTCAAAGACTATGAAGAAAATGAAGAGTATCGTCAAAGCTTTAACCGGCTGACTGAAAAAGTTTTTGGATTTAACCTTGAAAGCTGGTACAAGAAAGGATATTGGACGGATAAATATAGCCCCCATTCCTTATTATATAAAGGGAATATTGTAGCTAATGTTTCTGTTAACACAATGGAATTTTCTCTTTTTGATAAGGGGGTAAAAGTTATTCAACTAGGTACAGTTATGACAGATCCGGAATTTCGCAATGGTGGTCTTAGTCGAACTTTAATGGAGTTTGTTCTTAGTGATATAAAAGAAAGATATGATTTAGTATATTTGTATGGCAATAATACAGTTACAGATTTTTATCCCAAGTTTGGCTTTGTAAAATCTAAGGAATATGTTCATTGGGGAGTTTTTAAAAAAGAAGGGATTAATGCTTCATTTTATAAGTTAGATATAAAAAATGAAAAAGATAGAAAGATTCTAATAAGATTAGTTAAAAACACTATACCCATATCAAAAATTTCAATGTTAAATAATATGGAACTTATTATGTTTTATTTGGATTCGTTTATGGCAGACAATATATATTATTCTCGGGAAATGGATTTGGCTGCAATAATTGAGTATGGGGAGGGTGAACTGTTGCTGGTAGATATTTTTAGTGCAAATGATTTTAATTTAGAAGAACTTATACCTTCCCTATTAAAAGAGGAGATGATGAAGGTTACCTTAGGCTTTACACCAAGGAATGACAGAGGATTTCAAATTGAAGCTATTGAAGGAGATGACACCTTCTTTGTCTTAAATAAGTCTCTAAATATAGCTGGCAGATTCCCAATGCTATCTCACACTTAA
- a CDS encoding mannitol dehydrogenase family protein, translated as MKLINYEASWQEKGYELPKYDRENVKKATKENPTWLHFGAGNIFRGFVAAGLNNMLNEGSYDRGVIVSEGFDYEIIEKAYKPYDDLSLLVILKADGNIEKKVIGSVVESIVADTQREQEWERLKEIYRKPSLQMVSFTITEKGYSLVDSNGEYLAIVAKDFAEGCEKPVHIMGKTTALLYERYKQGELPIALVSMDNCSHNGDKVFEAVEAYAQNWVKNGFVEEGFLNYVRDKNKVAFPWSMIDKITPRPDDKVRKVLEEDGFEDTDLIITSKNTYTAAFVNAEETEYLVIEDTFPNGRPPFEKAGFIFTDRETVDKVEKMKVCTCLNPLHTALAIFGCLLSYETIWEEMKDPQLKELVYRIGYDEGMPVVVNPGVINPEEFIKAVLELRLPNPFMPDAPQRIATDTSQKLPIRFGETIKAYHASDNLKVTDLTFIPLTIAGWCRYLMGIDDQGNPFTPSPDPLLEELQGYVKDVKLGDTELKADLLKPILSNEKIFAVNLYEIGLGSKIEGMFKEMIASSGAVRETLKKYLQ; from the coding sequence ATGAAACTAATTAATTATGAGGCATCATGGCAAGAAAAAGGATATGAACTTCCTAAGTATGATAGAGAGAATGTAAAAAAAGCAACCAAAGAAAATCCCACTTGGCTTCATTTTGGAGCAGGAAACATCTTTCGTGGCTTTGTGGCAGCAGGACTCAATAACATGCTTAATGAAGGAAGTTATGACAGGGGAGTAATCGTCAGTGAGGGTTTTGACTACGAAATAATTGAGAAAGCTTATAAGCCCTATGATGATTTGAGTCTACTGGTAATTTTAAAGGCTGATGGAAATATTGAAAAGAAGGTTATTGGAAGTGTGGTTGAATCCATAGTTGCAGATACCCAAAGAGAACAAGAGTGGGAGCGTTTAAAAGAGATTTATAGAAAGCCTTCCTTACAGATGGTTAGCTTTACTATAACAGAGAAGGGATATAGCCTGGTAGATTCTAACGGAGAATATCTAGCTATAGTTGCTAAAGATTTTGCTGAGGGTTGTGAAAAACCGGTTCATATTATGGGTAAAACCACAGCACTTCTATATGAAAGATATAAGCAAGGTGAACTTCCCATTGCACTTGTTAGTATGGATAACTGTTCCCATAACGGAGACAAAGTTTTTGAAGCAGTTGAGGCATATGCACAAAACTGGGTAAAGAATGGATTTGTGGAAGAAGGCTTCTTAAATTATGTAAGGGATAAAAATAAGGTAGCCTTTCCTTGGTCCATGATTGACAAGATAACACCTAGACCTGATGATAAGGTTAGAAAGGTCCTAGAGGAAGACGGTTTTGAAGATACCGATCTTATTATAACATCCAAAAACACTTATACTGCTGCTTTTGTAAATGCAGAAGAAACAGAATATCTGGTTATTGAGGATACTTTCCCCAACGGAAGACCTCCTTTTGAAAAAGCAGGATTTATATTTACGGATAGGGAAACAGTTGATAAAGTTGAAAAAATGAAAGTTTGTACCTGCCTAAATCCTCTTCATACAGCACTGGCTATTTTCGGCTGTCTCTTATCTTATGAGACCATTTGGGAAGAGATGAAAGATCCCCAGCTGAAGGAATTGGTTTATCGTATCGGTTACGATGAGGGAATGCCGGTAGTAGTAAACCCGGGAGTAATTAATCCTGAGGAATTTATTAAGGCAGTATTAGAGCTTAGACTACCGAATCCTTTTATGCCAGACGCACCCCAGAGGATAGCTACAGATACCTCTCAAAAGCTACCGATTCGTTTTGGGGAAACTATAAAAGCATATCATGCCAGTGATAACTTAAAGGTTACGGATTTAACCTTTATTCCCTTGACCATAGCCGGATGGTGTAGATATCTGATGGGAATTGATGATCAGGGTAATCCCTTTACTCCAAGTCCCGATCCTTTACTGGAAGAATTACAAGGATATGTTAAAGATGTTAAATTAGGAGATACAGAGCTTAAAGCTGACTTGTTAAAACCGATTTTATCTAATGAAAAAATCTTTGCCGTAAATCTTTATGAGATTGGTCTTGGCAGTAAGATTGAGGGAATGTTTAAGGAAATGATTGCATCTAGCGGTGCAGTAAGAGAAACTTTGAAAAAATATTTACAATAG
- a CDS encoding desulfoferrodoxin family protein, whose product MNKEPKFFICKHCGNIIEKVVDSGVLTVCCGEEMEELVANTVDAAKEKHVPSVTIEDNIVRVEVGEVLHPMEEKHYIMWIYLHTKKGIQRKDLQPGQEPKAVFALEDDEVIAVYEYCNLHGLWKKDIV is encoded by the coding sequence TTGAATAAAGAACCTAAATTTTTTATATGTAAGCATTGTGGTAATATTATAGAAAAAGTTGTGGACTCCGGTGTTTTGACTGTCTGCTGTGGTGAAGAGATGGAGGAACTTGTGGCAAATACAGTTGATGCAGCAAAAGAAAAACATGTTCCCAGTGTAACCATAGAAGATAATATTGTTCGGGTTGAAGTGGGAGAGGTACTCCATCCCATGGAGGAAAAACATTATATTATGTGGATATACCTTCATACCAAGAAAGGTATCCAGAGAAAAGACCTGCAACCTGGCCAAGAGCCAAAAGCAGTATTTGCCTTAGAAGATGATGAAGTAATTGCTGTATATGAATACTGTAATTTGCACGGCCTCTGGAAAAAGGATATAGTTTAG
- a CDS encoding LysM peptidoglycan-binding domain-containing protein, translated as MIIHVVKEGETVHSIAESYGVSVDRLALENGISSSANLAVGETLVILFPEILYLVQEGDSLSSIAKAHDISIMELLRNNPYLADREYIYPGELMVIKYQDSKVGRITTNGYAYPFIGRNLLKKTLPYLTYISIYSHYYTKDGEVLNLNDAEIIRTARAYGVAPVMILTGLAASPDEEIEVIHNLLTNEEIQDRFLENLMNILRDKDYYGVNITIPYILPQDRSLYKEFIERFATRLREEGYRPFITLTLNTFELLTNITYGDLQYDVLGELVDYIIIITYEWGFAYELPPTVVSFVSFINIAEYIVGLVDPNKLAFGFSTIGYIWRLPYINGVTQGQSISYNGAIDIAREFEAVIHFDDITKASYFQYYSDFEHILRFRDARAIEAIAALAKENNVNGLGIWNIMYFFNQMWLVLNSQFEIEKVLPLNLLEGDNITDG; from the coding sequence ATGATTATCCATGTTGTAAAAGAAGGGGAGACGGTTCATTCAATTGCCGAGAGTTATGGGGTATCTGTAGATAGATTGGCTCTAGAAAATGGGATTAGCTCTTCCGCTAATTTGGCAGTGGGAGAAACCCTGGTTATTTTATTTCCCGAAATATTATATTTAGTACAGGAGGGAGATAGCTTAAGCAGTATAGCTAAAGCCCATGATATCTCCATAATGGAACTTCTTAGAAACAACCCGTATTTAGCCGATAGAGAATATATATATCCAGGTGAATTAATGGTAATAAAATATCAAGATAGTAAAGTTGGTAGGATAACTACTAATGGTTATGCCTACCCTTTTATAGGAAGAAATCTTCTTAAAAAAACACTGCCATATTTAACGTATATTTCCATATATAGTCATTATTACACTAAAGACGGTGAGGTTCTTAATTTAAATGATGCAGAAATAATCCGCACTGCCAGAGCTTATGGAGTTGCACCTGTTATGATTTTAACTGGCTTAGCCGCTAGTCCAGATGAAGAAATAGAAGTGATTCATAATTTGCTAACAAATGAGGAAATACAGGATAGATTCTTAGAAAATTTAATGAATATATTAAGGGATAAAGATTATTATGGAGTTAACATAACAATCCCTTATATTTTGCCCCAGGATCGCTCCTTGTATAAAGAGTTTATAGAAAGGTTCGCAACCCGTTTAAGGGAAGAAGGCTATAGACCTTTTATTACCTTGACCCTTAATACCTTTGAATTATTAACCAATATAACCTATGGTGATTTGCAGTATGATGTTTTAGGAGAATTAGTGGACTATATAATTATTATTACCTATGAGTGGGGATTTGCCTATGAACTTCCTCCTACTGTTGTATCATTTGTCTCCTTTATAAATATTGCAGAGTATATAGTTGGTTTAGTAGATCCTAATAAATTGGCTTTTGGCTTCTCAACCATAGGATATATATGGAGACTTCCATATATAAATGGGGTTACCCAAGGCCAATCAATAAGTTACAATGGGGCAATTGACATTGCTAGAGAATTTGAAGCAGTAATACATTTTGATGATATTACAAAAGCCTCTTATTTTCAATATTACTCAGATTTTGAACATATATTGAGATTTAGGGATGCAAGGGCAATTGAAGCAATTGCAGCTTTAGCCAAGGAAAATAATGTTAATGGATTGGGAATATGGAATATCATGTATTTCTTTAATCAGATGTGGCTGGTATTAAATTCACAATTTGAAATAGAAAAAGTATTGCCTTTAAATTTACTAGAAGGTGACAATATCACAGATGGGTGA
- a CDS encoding Crp/Fnr family transcriptional regulator: MNVKDKYYQEVLRFWKDLTPNQRELVDHSIIKKHFNKGEAMRSSSDQCSGLFLIESGQVRAYIISENGKEITLYRLFDRDVCIFSASCIMKNISFDIFIETEKETTAYLIPTSIFDKLSKESMAVQVFANELMASRFSDVMWIMEQTLFMTLDKRLAIFLLEQSNIEESDTIKITHEKIANHLGSAREVITRMLKYFQEEGIISLSRGTIHIVNRKRLEQLTLY; this comes from the coding sequence ATGAATGTAAAAGATAAGTATTATCAGGAAGTTTTAAGGTTTTGGAAGGATCTTACTCCTAACCAAAGGGAACTGGTAGATCATTCAATTATTAAAAAACATTTTAATAAGGGAGAAGCAATGCGAAGCAGTTCGGACCAATGCTCAGGGCTTTTTCTTATTGAAAGCGGCCAGGTAAGGGCTTATATAATCTCTGAAAACGGAAAGGAGATTACTCTTTACCGTTTGTTTGACAGGGATGTATGTATATTTTCTGCTTCCTGTATTATGAAAAATATTAGTTTTGATATTTTTATAGAAACAGAAAAAGAGACAACAGCTTATCTTATACCTACTTCAATATTCGATAAGCTTTCTAAGGAATCCATGGCAGTTCAAGTATTTGCAAATGAACTGATGGCTTCTCGTTTTTCAGATGTTATGTGGATTATGGAGCAAACTTTATTTATGACCTTGGATAAAAGACTTGCTATTTTTTTATTGGAGCAGTCTAATATTGAAGAGTCGGATACCATTAAAATTACTCATGAAAAGATTGCAAATCATTTAGGTTCTGCCAGAGAGGTTATAACCCGAATGCTTAAATATTTTCAAGAGGAAGGGATTATATCTCTTAGCAGAGGAACTATACATATAGTTAATCGTAAGAGGCTTGAGCAGCTTACTTTGTACTAG
- a CDS encoding vWA domain-containing protein, translating to MSKKLTEIIFLLDRSGSMTGLESDTIGGFNSFIKKQCALGPTRLTTILFDNKYELLHNGVDANTVYLTEKEYYTRNSTALLDAIGKAILDVNFRLSHLDKEEYPGKVIFVITTDGLENASTEFTYDKIRQMISKQEEIYNWQFIFMGANLDVAKESHKLGIHPSMSFSFQSTSPGTKQMYNKIDHVVKEIRLNQFKKEHDPLSNSSANQ from the coding sequence ATGAGTAAGAAGCTAACAGAAATCATTTTTTTATTGGATCGAAGTGGATCTATGACAGGATTAGAATCCGACACTATTGGTGGCTTTAATAGTTTTATAAAGAAGCAGTGCGCCCTTGGACCAACCCGCTTAACCACTATATTATTTGATAATAAGTACGAACTTCTTCATAATGGTGTCGATGCCAATACAGTATATCTTACAGAAAAGGAATATTATACTCGAAACTCCACAGCCCTTCTAGATGCCATAGGAAAGGCAATTCTAGATGTCAACTTTAGGCTTTCACATCTTGATAAAGAAGAGTACCCAGGGAAGGTTATTTTTGTTATCACTACAGACGGCTTAGAAAATGCCAGCACTGAGTTTACCTATGATAAAATAAGACAGATGATATCTAAGCAAGAGGAAATATATAACTGGCAATTTATCTTTATGGGGGCCAATCTTGATGTAGCAAAAGAAAGTCATAAGTTAGGTATCCACCCTTCCATGTCCTTTAGTTTCCAAAGCACTTCTCCCGGTACTAAACAAATGTATAATAAAATTGACCATGTGGTTAAGGAAATAAGACTTAATCAATTTAAAAAGGAACACGACCCATTATCAAATTCCTCTGCCAATCAATAA
- a CDS encoding DUF255 domain-containing protein, translating to MSNSTLIANRLKNEKSPYLLQHAHNPVNWYPWGEEAFSKAKQENKPIFLSIGYS from the coding sequence ATGAGTAACTCAACATTAATAGCCAATAGATTAAAAAATGAAAAATCCCCTTATCTTCTACAACACGCCCATAACCCCGTTAATTGGTATCCATGGGGTGAGGAGGCATTTAGCAAAGCTAAGCAAGAAAATAAGCCGATATTTTTATCTATTGGCTATTCTTGA
- a CDS encoding ATP-binding cassette domain-containing protein, with product MSYVLQTSNLTRYFGRKAAVNEVSLNVKKGDIYGLIGRNGAGKTTFIRLVAGLAKKNRGEIRLFESGDLNKQRRKIGTMIETPAIYPNLTAKQNLHYYCLLLGIDPVTAIEPMLSLVGLSEAGKKKAKHFSLGMKQRLAIAIALLGDPEFLMLDEPMNGLDPTGVREMRELILKLNKEKKITILISSHILGELSKIATYYGVINNGKLIDEFTLQELKEKCAKSLEISVDDAERAVEILRTNLGIFGDELIVLDSNTIRITKNLHRAALVNTELARNGVSILSSQMINHDMEDFFLKLIMKS from the coding sequence ATGAGTTATGTACTGCAGACCAGTAATTTAACCAGGTATTTTGGAAGAAAAGCCGCAGTAAATGAAGTAAGTTTGAATGTAAAAAAGGGTGATATATACGGATTAATAGGAAGAAACGGAGCTGGTAAGACTACATTTATACGGTTAGTTGCAGGATTGGCCAAAAAAAATAGAGGTGAGATTAGACTTTTTGAAAGTGGTGATTTGAATAAGCAAAGAAGAAAAATAGGCACTATGATTGAGACCCCCGCAATCTACCCCAATCTTACAGCTAAGCAAAACTTGCACTATTATTGCCTTTTGCTAGGTATCGACCCTGTGACAGCCATTGAACCAATGCTCAGTTTGGTGGGTTTAAGTGAGGCGGGAAAAAAGAAGGCAAAACATTTTTCCCTTGGTATGAAGCAGAGACTGGCCATAGCAATAGCCCTACTTGGTGATCCTGAGTTTCTAATGTTGGATGAACCTATGAATGGTCTAGATCCAACCGGTGTTCGTGAAATGAGAGAATTAATTTTAAAATTAAATAAGGAAAAAAAGATAACCATACTGATTTCAAGTCATATTTTAGGAGAACTATCTAAAATAGCTACATATTACGGTGTTATTAATAATGGTAAATTAATTGATGAATTTACCCTGCAAGAATTAAAAGAAAAGTGTGCAAAATCATTAGAAATAAGTGTTGATGATGCAGAAAGAGCTGTGGAAATATTGCGAACCAATCTAGGTATATTTGGGGATGAACTTATAGTTCTAGATAGTAATACAATTCGAATAACCAAAAATCTACATCGTGCAGCACTTGTGAATACTGAGCTTGCAAGAAATGGTGTTTCTATCTTATCATCACAAATGATAAATCATGATATGGAAGATTTCTTCTTGAAATTAATTATGAAATCCTAA
- the trxA gene encoding thioredoxin, with translation MASIKITKHNFEKEVLQSKEPVLLDFWASWCGPCRMVSPTIEEIAKETEGVKVGKINIDEESELASQFSVMSIPTLMVLKEGKVAATAVGVRPKKEILKMLQV, from the coding sequence ATGGCTTCTATTAAGATAACAAAACATAATTTTGAAAAAGAGGTATTACAATCTAAGGAACCGGTATTACTGGATTTCTGGGCATCATGGTGCGGACCTTGTAGAATGGTATCTCCTACTATAGAAGAAATTGCAAAGGAAACAGAAGGAGTTAAGGTAGGTAAAATTAATATAGACGAGGAAAGTGAATTGGCTTCACAATTCAGTGTTATGAGTATACCTACTCTTATGGTTCTAAAGGAAGGTAAGGTGGCTGCAACAGCTGTTGGAGTACGTCCCAAAAAAGAGATCTTAAAAATGCTCCAAGTATAA
- a CDS encoding MBL fold metallo-hydrolase RNA specificity domain-containing protein: MRLTFLGATHEVTGSCFYLEVCGKHILIDCGMEQGRDTFENQELPIPAAGVDAVLLTHAHIDHSGKLPMLYQQGFRGEIHATGATSALCDIMLRDSAHIQMAEAEWRNRKGKRSGEKAYVPLYDMEDALSTIRMFVSHEYNEKFELFEGIEVRFTDVGHLLGSASIEIWVTENGVSKKIVFSGDIGNINQPLINDPQYIKEADYVVMEATYGDRNHEPPPDYVSELAKVIQETLDRGGNLVIPSFAIGRTQVLLYFIRQIKEEGLIKGHDNFKVYIDSPMAIEATNIYEKNIFGYFDKEAMDLIEAGINPIKFPGLKTAITSDESKAINFDDEPKIIISAAGMCDAGRIRHHLKHNLWREDSTILFVGHQAEGSLGRIILDGAQEVKLFGEIVTVKAQIRRLQGISGHADRNGLLKWLAAFEKKPERVFVVHGDAQVCDIFTDYLKDELGYNAYAPYSGTVVNLAKNLVVLEGKPIPVQKKKKAAYVFERLVNAGKRLMLIIQKNKGGTNKDLAKFTDQINALCDKWDR; this comes from the coding sequence ATGCGGTTGACATTTTTAGGGGCCACTCATGAGGTGACAGGAAGTTGTTTTTATCTTGAAGTCTGTGGAAAGCATATTTTAATTGACTGCGGTATGGAGCAGGGTAGGGATACCTTTGAAAATCAAGAACTTCCTATACCGGCAGCAGGTGTAGATGCGGTTTTACTGACCCATGCCCATATAGACCATTCGGGTAAGCTGCCTATGCTATATCAGCAGGGATTTAGAGGAGAAATACATGCAACCGGTGCAACCAGTGCTTTATGTGATATTATGCTTCGGGACAGTGCCCATATTCAGATGGCGGAGGCGGAATGGCGTAATAGAAAGGGTAAGCGCTCTGGAGAAAAGGCTTATGTGCCTCTTTATGATATGGAAGATGCCCTATCTACTATTCGTATGTTTGTGTCCCATGAGTATAATGAAAAGTTTGAATTGTTCGAAGGAATAGAAGTGCGCTTTACAGATGTGGGACATCTGCTGGGTTCTGCCAGTATTGAGATATGGGTAACTGAGAACGGAGTAAGTAAAAAGATTGTTTTCTCCGGTGATATAGGCAATATCAATCAGCCCCTTATTAATGATCCCCAGTATATTAAAGAGGCTGATTATGTGGTAATGGAAGCAACCTATGGTGATAGAAACCATGAGCCGCCCCCTGATTATGTCAGCGAACTGGCCAAGGTTATACAGGAGACCCTAGATAGAGGTGGAAATCTTGTTATCCCTTCCTTTGCCATAGGAAGAACTCAAGTTCTGTTATACTTTATTAGGCAGATAAAGGAAGAGGGACTAATTAAAGGCCATGATAATTTTAAGGTTTATATAGACAGCCCTATGGCTATAGAGGCTACAAATATATATGAGAAAAATATATTTGGCTATTTTGATAAAGAAGCCATGGATTTAATTGAGGCAGGAATTAATCCCATAAAGTTTCCGGGATTAAAAACGGCTATAACCTCCGATGAATCCAAGGCCATTAACTTTGATGATGAACCCAAAATTATAATCTCGGCAGCAGGAATGTGTGATGCAGGAAGAATTCGGCATCATCTTAAGCATAATCTTTGGAGAGAGGATAGTACTATATTATTTGTAGGCCATCAAGCAGAAGGAAGCCTTGGAAGAATAATTCTTGACGGAGCTCAAGAGGTGAAACTTTTTGGTGAAATTGTTACGGTTAAAGCACAAATTCGCCGTCTGCAAGGAATCAGTGGTCATGCTGATAGAAATGGTCTTCTAAAATGGCTTGCTGCATTTGAAAAGAAGCCGGAAAGAGTGTTTGTAGTCCATGGGGATGCCCAGGTATGTGATATTTTCACCGATTATTTAAAAGATGAGCTAGGCTATAATGCATATGCTCCATATAGCGGAACAGTTGTTAATCTGGCAAAAAATCTAGTTGTTTTAGAAGGTAAGCCAATACCTGTTCAGAAAAAGAAGAAGGCAGCATATGTATTTGAAAGGCTTGTCAATGCCGGGAAACGGCTTATGCTTATTATTCAAAAAAATAAGGGTGGTACTAATAAAGACCTTGCAAAGTTTACCGATCAAATCAATGCCCTTTGTGATAAGTGGGATAGATAA
- a CDS encoding ABC transporter permease subunit produces MANLIKSNLYKLFKRKSLYIFSMIYTALSCMSIFILKIADEIRNKTAGASEDMAIKVEGRLSNFNDGLSLGVEFIVNGEALIFLAVFTAMFIAAEFTHGTIKNIASKGFKRKKIYKSIFFSMVVATIIMLGINFIFTTMVGTLVTGSIGIGNIDKLLLFKIIRLVIIEVLLHIAMVSLFVMVTMIFRSSGVAITINLCLLVFGSAYYQFIETIVRYILKTDKELNLINYGIQKNLYLAKATVNGGDIKQPLIVAVVFLITSLIFGTIAFKRSDIR; encoded by the coding sequence ATGGCAAACTTGATAAAATCAAACTTATATAAATTGTTTAAAAGAAAATCCTTATATATATTTTCCATGATTTATACTGCCTTATCATGTATGTCAATTTTTATTTTAAAAATAGCCGATGAAATACGTAATAAAACAGCAGGAGCTTCTGAAGATATGGCCATAAAGGTGGAAGGCCGCCTTTCCAATTTCAATGACGGACTATCTTTGGGAGTAGAGTTTATAGTTAACGGAGAAGCGCTTATATTCCTAGCTGTTTTTACGGCCATGTTTATAGCAGCTGAATTTACACATGGCACAATAAAAAATATAGCCTCCAAGGGTTTTAAAAGAAAAAAAATCTACAAATCAATATTTTTCTCCATGGTGGTTGCAACAATTATTATGTTAGGGATAAATTTCATATTTACCACAATGGTAGGTACTCTTGTAACAGGTTCTATAGGTATAGGGAATATAGATAAGCTTTTACTTTTTAAGATAATACGTTTAGTTATTATAGAAGTATTGCTTCATATTGCGATGGTTTCTTTATTTGTTATGGTGACAATGATTTTTCGCAGCAGTGGCGTAGCTATAACTATTAACTTGTGCTTGCTAGTATTTGGATCAGCATACTATCAGTTTATTGAAACCATTGTTCGTTATATTCTTAAAACAGATAAAGAACTAAATTTAATTAATTATGGTATTCAAAAAAACCTGTATCTGGCTAAGGCCACAGTCAATGGAGGAGATATTAAACAGCCTCTTATAGTAGCTGTTGTCTTTTTGATTACTAGCTTGATTTTTGGAACAATAGCATTTAAAAGAAGTGATATTAGATAA